The genomic segment AAATGTCTTGGAAAAACAGTTTATTTAAATATTGATGACAAACAGCCAAAAGACGAATACAAAAGGACATTAGCTATTGTATATACAAATACAACAGACATTAATAAAGAGTTAATTGAAAATAACTTAGCAGAAATTTCCTATTTTACACCAAGTGAATTTAAAAAAGGAGAAATTTAATTTTCACCACCCCCATTTTGTGAGTGTGGAAAATAAAATTAGAATGATTGAAACAATCCTAAACATAATTAGTATAATCATAGAATTACTCAATCTCATAAACAAGTAGTTTGGATTTTCCAAACGTATAACTAATTTTAATCATTAACATATAAAAATTTTAGGATAAAATAATCATACAAAAAAAATTTCTAGATTAAACATTCACAAAACCACCAATATAACACAAATTGTCGATTACAATCGACAAAACTACTAATTTAATATAAATTGTAGAATACAATCGACAAAATAAATATAATCTGAAAAACACAGAATACAAAAGAAATCTTAAAAAAAATACCTAAAGATGTCTTAGCATGCAAAAATACTAAAAACAACAAATTTTTAGAAAAAAAGAGAAATTTAATAAAAAAAATTAATAAATGAGCTTAATTACGCTCACTAATAACAACGGTTTTTGAGATATTGCATAAGAACCTATCTTGTTTTAATAACTTACCAATAGCCCAGTCAAAAACGATAGGAATCCAGTAGATTTTACTTAAATTACGTACAATAGCCTGAGACCAGGATATTCTAGCTCCGTTTTTAGATCTAACTTGTAAGTACATTACTGCTTTACCAACAGTAGCACCTTTGAATTTTTCACATAATATAAAGTAAATTAATGTTAAAACTGGAACAACATATACTAAATACTGGAATACTGGACTGTTAACATCTAACATTAATGCTAAGAAATAAGATACAATCCACATTACTGCAGATAATACAAAAAAGTCAGCAATGTATGCAATTATTCTTTTTGAAAAAGTACTAGTCATATTTAATCACCTAACATACTCTAGGAACCGGATCAGCAATTGGTGCTTCAAGAATTCTTTCTCCACCGATAGGAGTGTTTACAACAACATAATCTCCTTCGACTACTTCACCGATTATTGCAGCATTTTCACCATATTTTTCACTTCTGATAGCTTCAAGGATTTCTTCAGCTTTATCGGCTTTTACACCCATAACAACTTTACCTTCGTTAGCTACTTCAAATGGATCAATACCTAACATTTCAGATACTGCGTGAACTTCTTCTCTAATTGGAATTGCTTCCTGTTCAAGAACTACTCCAACACCAGCTTTTGAAGCCATTTCATTAATTGCATTTGCAAATCCTCCACGGGTTGGGTCTTTCATTGCAGTAACTCCACCAATATCCAAAGCTTTTTTAATTATATTCCACATTGGAGCAACATCAGATTTCAAATCAGTTTCAAATCCAAAACCTTCTCTAAAAGACATTAAACTCATTCCATGGTCACCTAAACTACCGGTGACAATAATCTTGTCTCCTACTTCTAAAGTTGAATCACGAATAACTTCACCTTTTTTAGCTATTCCAATACCTGTTGTAACCATTACAATACCATCGATTTTGCCCTGAGGCATTACTTTGGTATCTCCAGTAATTACAGCAACATCAACTTCTTCACAGGTTTCGTTTAATGATTTAATAATTCTATCCAAATCTTCTATCGGGAATCCTTCCTGCATGATTATTGCATTTGAAATTGCAAGTGGACGTGCACCCATTACTGAAACATCATTTATTGTTCCTGCAGCAGAAATTCTACCAATATCTCCACCAGGGAAGAATAATGGATCAATAGTGTGTCCGTCAGTAGTTAAAACAATCTCATAATCATCGCCAAGAGGTATTGATGCACCATCATCCAATGCATCTAAACTAATACCACCGTTTACGCTTTTTTTAGTGATATTATCCAAAATTGTGCTAGCAATTAAATTTGCCATTACTTCTCCGCCAGCACCATGATTCATACTAATTTTATCGTCTGACATTTTATCTCCTAATTAATAAATAATTAATGAAATATTATTTGTAAAAACAAGTATATTAATATTAAGTTATAAAAAAATTGAAAAAAAAGAGAAATTTAAAGAAAAATCTTTAAATTAAAATTCCGTTAATAACACCGTCTTGACCAGGTCTAGATGTTACTTTAGCATTACCTTCAGCGGTTTCTACGATTGCACCTTTGGTAATGATGTTCCTTCTTACGTAGTTAGGGTTAGCAGAGTTTTCTACTACGTTGAGGATGTCTAAAACTTTGGTTTTACCATCAGCGTCAGTAACGTTGATTTTGTTACCAGTAGCTAATCTGAGTTTTTCGTTTCCACCACGGGTTCTGATTTTTCTTAATCTTTTTTCATCTAATCTGGTTTCTGCTGGGTCTCTTCCTAATTCGGATTTTCTTTTTCCACGGTTTGCAACGTTTCTTGCACCGGAAGGACTTCTAGTTGATTTTCCTTGAGAAATTGCCATTATTTCACCTAAATAAATATAATTATATAAATAATAATCGCTGTCAGTAAGTCTCTTTTCCAATTAAATTATCGGCAAGATAAATGATAATCCAATTTTGAGAGCAAAAAAGAGCCTTATTGAATAATGATAATAAAATATTACTTTATCATTATATATAAATGTTTTATTTTTAAGGCTAAAAATAGAAAAATTACTATTTATTTTTTAAAATAAATTCTTCAACCAGTTTATCGAAGTCTTCTTCAGAAAGTTCCTCATCTCCACTGGCATCAAGGATTTTTTGAATTTCATCAGATGAAACATCATCACCTAAAAGAGATATTAACAATTCTTTTAAGTCATCATCATCGATATATGGCTCTGTACTAGATTTTATATTGCCATCGTTATCCAAAACATAATAAGGAATGTCATAATCCATAAATTCCACCTATCTTACATATTCATAGTATACGATTCCGTATGGATCATCATCAAAATACCATTCATTTGGTAATGTGATTTCATCATCGTCATCGTCATCGCTTTCAAAATCCACATCAAATCCGTCAGCACCTTCAACCTGAACAACAATGTTTACTTCATCACCTAACTGTTCAAGGTCAATACCTAATTCTTCTAAATCTATTACTAATTCATCTTCATTAGCATCTTCAGGAATAACAATTACAATTTCATCAGGACTGACATTAATTTTTGGATCTTCCACGATATCAACTCCTATTAATAATATACATATTATATTATGTTATCCTATTTAAAATTTTAATAAAAGATAGTAACCCTAATAGTTACTATCAATTTCAAAGTTTAAAATTGGAATTTCAAATATGTTTCTGCATCTAAAAGAGCATATTCGTTTATCTTCAATAAACATTGAAAAATAAATACACATTGTGTTGCATTTGATGTTTATTTTAACATTTGAGTTTTCCAAAGTCTTTTTTGGTACGTTAAACACACTTGATGCATTATTTACATATATTGAGTTTGGATGGTTGTTTTTGTTTATTGCAAGAAATATTCCATCTGAAATATCAAAGTCACTACAAAAACCGTTTTCACCATCAATTTTACCAACAAATGTATCATTTATCTCATCATAGCTTGAAATCAATCTTTTTTTCATCATATCAAACCTCACTCATACTATATCAGATAAAACATATAAAAAACGTCAAAGAGCATTTGAAAACTAAATTAAAAACCAAATAAAAGCAATTTAATTATATTAAGTCCAAATAATTGATTTTAGTTATTAGAAAAGTATTATTAATAAGCTAAATCAAAATTTAGAATAGGTGTCAAAATTGGTTAGTGAGACAAAAGAACAATTAGAACTTGAAGCTGAAATCAAACAGCAAGCCCAAGTATTTCTAAAATACCTTAATTCCACACTTCCTGAAAGTATGGAGCTCGAATATGAAGGATTTTACAGAAGAGGCTTTTTTGTAAGTAAAAAAAGATATGCTGTAATTGAAGATGGTGAAATTATAGCAAAAGGATTGGAATTGGTTAGAAGAGACTGGGCACCTATTGTTAAAAAAACTCAGGAAGCTGTTTTAATGGCAATCCTAAAAGAAGGGGATTCCGATAAAGCAATCAGCGAAGTTAAAAAAGTTCTAAAAAAAATTAAAAAAGGAGATGTGGATAAAAAGGAAATGATTATTCACACACAAATCACCAAACCACTTGACCAGTACAAACAGGTTGGACCACATGTTATTGCTGCAAGAAAAATAGAAGAACACGGCATTAAAGTGACACGTGGGACAATTGTACAGTATATAATTACAAAAGGAAAAGGATCTATTAGTCAGCGTGCTGTTCCTTACGAATATAGTGAAGGATATGCATATGACAAGGATTATTATATTAATAATCAACTAATACCAGCTATTGAAAGAATTATGTATTCATTTGGATATACAAAACAGGACCTTGAAGATATGGCAAAAGGTGAAGTCCAGCAAAGTCTTGATGCATTTTTCTAAAAATATACTCTTTTTTTAATTATTCTTTCTTATTTTTTAATTTTATCCATTAAATTTATTGTTTTTTGTTCTAAGTTAAATAAAATCAATGTTTTTAGATTAGATAACTTTTTATAATTTATTATATTATATAATAAGCATTCTAACATAGAATTGTTAATTGATATAAATAATTACCTTAAAACATTATTTCATATTATTTAACCCTTTTATAAGATAATTCAAGGTAAATTTTACTCAATATTTTATTTTCATAATGTTTTAACCTTATTTTTAAAAAATAAACTCATTTAAAGTGATTTAGTGAATAAAAAGGTTTATATAAGGATTTCACTATAAATATATTTCAAGTAAGACTTTAGTCTTGCTATTTATTAAAACAAGATTATTATGGAGGTAAAATTATTTTGAAAAAACAATTATCATTTGCTTTTTTAATTGCATTAACAGTAATTTTGGCTGTTGGTGTAGCATCAGCAAGTGATGTAAATGTTACAGATTCAAACCATATGAATTCAATAGATGATTCCATAAGTGTTGATAATTATGCACTTTCTGCAACTAATGAAGTGGTTGTTGATTCTGTAGACTCAAATAATTTATCTAACCCAGATAAAGAATTCTCAGCAGACACTGTCTTGACAAATGACAGACCAATTGAACAAAGTGTCTCTTCTGAGAATTTAACTAAGTATTACAAAGGAAGCGAAAGCCATAAAGCTACATTTTATGATAACGAAGGAAATCCATTAGCTAATACTCAAATTAGCTTTACAATAAAATGCAGCTCATTTACAAAAACATACAATAAGTTAACTGACGCAAATGGTGTTGCTTCTATAGGTATTGGCCTTAATCCGGGAACTTATCAAATTATTTCAAGCAACCCGATTACAGGATATGATTTAACCACTACATGTGCAGTTTTATCAACAATTGACGCTACTGACATTACCAAAGTTGCAGCAGATGCTAGAAAATTCTATGCTACTTTCTTAAAAGCTGACGGTAGTGCATTAGCCAATACAGACGTAAAATTCAAAGTAAACGGAAAAACATACACTGCTAAAACCAATGCAAATGGTGTAGCTGGTCTTAGCGTAAGTTTCTTAAAAGCTGGAAATTACAAAATTATTTCATACAATATTGACGGATTAACTAAAACCAACAATATTAAAGTAATTTCTTCAACAACATCCCAGCTCATTACAAATAATTACACTTTCAGTGATACTGAAAAGAAAATTATTAAAGTAACCTTACTTAATGGGTTAGGATATGCACCAAATGCAGGAAAAACTATTAAATTAACAATTAATGGTGTAACATACTCTGCTAAAACTGACAGTAACGGAGTAGCATCATTTACATTACCAGACACACTTGCTGCAGGAAAATACACTGCAAAATACACTTTTGCTGGAAACAGTTACTATTCCCCATCAAGTGCTACAGATACTGTAATTATCAAAGAAGGTAATTCTGAATTAACAGTTACAAGCCCCACTAAATTCGTTAAAGGTGCAGGAGAATCTTTAAAAGTTACTTTAACTTCTGAAGGCGTTCCTTTAGCAGGTAAAAATGTTATATTCAAACTTGGTACAAAAGAATACACCAGAGTTACTGACAGCAACGGAGTAGCATCCTTACCAATCGGATTAAACATTGGGAAATACACATTCTACTTCCAATTCGCAGGTGAAGGAGATATATCCCCTTGTTCTGCATCAGTACAAATTGAAGTTGTAGCGGTACCTATGAGGGATTCAGAAATCACTGTTACAAGTCCAACTACATTCAAAAAAGGTGCAGGAGAATCTTTAAAAGTTACTTTAACTTCTGAAGGCGTTCCTTTAGCAGGTAAAAATGTTATATTCAAACTTGGTACAAAAGAATATGTTAGAGTTACTGACAGCAACGGAGTAGCATCCTTACCAATCGGATTAAACATTGGAAAATATACTTTCTACTTTAGCTTTGCAGGAGAAGGAAACATTGCACCTTGTTCTACATCAGTACAAATTGAAGTTATAGATAAAGCTTCTTCAGTATCTATTGAAGAAATTTTAACTGCAGCAGAAGAATTAAAAGCATTAATTGATGCAAAACAACCAATTCCAGATACTATCAAAGTTGGCGGATTTAGTTACTCTAATGCTCAATTCTTATACATGATGAGTGAAGCTGTAAGAAATATTAATGCTGGAAAAACTTCACAGGATGTTATCCCAATAGCTGTTAAAGCTCCTGAAAATCCAAGAAGTGATTACAGACAAGGTGTTCTCAGTACTACCGATTATGTGGATATTGCAAACAGACTCAGCAATTTCATGGTTAACTATAAACAAGCTCCAAACTATGCTAGTACAAAAATAGGAGATATGGGACATAATGCATTAGTTGAATTATTCGCATCTATCTTATCTGATTACAAAGCAACCGGAGAATTACCTAACCCGATTATTGTTGGAAAGAACATCACATCCCAGTTAACTGTATCAAGTGGAACTACTTTCATTAAAGAAGGAGGTCAACCATTTAAAGTTACTTTAACTGGTGAAGGACTTCCATTAGCTGGAAAAGAAGTAATATTCAAAATCGGTTCTTCAACATACAATAAAATAACCGACAGTAACGGTGTTGCAACCTTAGCAATCGAATTAAAATATGTTGGAGAATACAATGTAACCTTTGAATACGCAGGAGAAATCGGTATTTACCCATGTTCCGGATCAGTTATTATTAAAGTTGTTGATACTCCATCAACTGCTGTATCTATCTCAGATATTTTAACTGCAGCAGAAAAATTAAAAGAAATCATTGATGCACAACAACAAATTCCTAAAACAATTACTGTTGGAGACAAAACATTTACAAACGCACAGTTCTTGTACTTAATGACTGAAGCTGTAAAATATATCTATGCTGGTGAAACTACAAAAGATATTGAGCCTATAACTGTTAAAGCTCCTTCAAACCCAAGTAGTTCATACAACTATGGTACTATTGAAACTGAAGAATACATTGATATTGCAAACAGACTCAGCAATTATATGGTTAACAACAAACAGGCTCCAAACTATGTTAAATCTGATTTAGGAAACCTCGAACACGGTATTTCATTGGAGTTATTTGCATGTATTTTATCTGATTACAAAGCTAAAGGTGTTTTACCATCTACAATAATCATGGACGATGAAATCTATCCGGCTTCTGATACTCCGGCTAGTGAATTATCCATTAAAAACATTATTTTAGGTGCTAACAAGATAAAAGCATACTATGCAACTTACCACAAGTTACCAAATACTGTTACTGTAGCTGGATCTACATTTAAATTAGTTGATTTCATTTACTTAATGACTCATGCAATCGGTCAAATCGAAAGCGGTAACTTCAGTGACATTAGTGTCATTACCAATATTACCGAACCTGCAAATAAGACTGCAGGAGATTACTTCGATTCAGTATCATTATCTAAAACAAACTACTTGAAATTAGCAGCTAATATTGAAAAATGTATTTTAGACTACAACAAAGCTCCAGGATATGCTTCATCCACAATCGGTAAAATCTGTTACCTTGAATATGTTGATGCACTTGCAC from the Methanobacteriaceae archaeon genome contains:
- a CDS encoding transglutaminase domain-containing protein, yielding MKKQLSFAFLIALTVILAVGVASASDVNVTDSNHMNSIDDSISVDNYALSATNEVVVDSVDSNNLSNPDKEFSADTVLTNDRPIEQSVSSENLTKYYKGSESHKATFYDNEGNPLANTQISFTIKCSSFTKTYNKLTDANGVASIGIGLNPGTYQIISSNPITGYDLTTTCAVLSTIDATDITKVAADARKFYATFLKADGSALANTDVKFKVNGKTYTAKTNANGVAGLSVSFLKAGNYKIISYNIDGLTKTNNIKVISSTTSQLITNNYTFSDTEKKIIKVTLLNGLGYAPNAGKTIKLTINGVTYSAKTDSNGVASFTLPDTLAAGKYTAKYTFAGNSYYSPSSATDTVIIKEGNSELTVTSPTKFVKGAGESLKVTLTSEGVPLAGKNVIFKLGTKEYTRVTDSNGVASLPIGLNIGKYTFYFQFAGEGDISPCSASVQIEVVAVPMRDSEITVTSPTTFKKGAGESLKVTLTSEGVPLAGKNVIFKLGTKEYVRVTDSNGVASLPIGLNIGKYTFYFSFAGEGNIAPCSTSVQIEVIDKASSVSIEEILTAAEELKALIDAKQPIPDTIKVGGFSYSNAQFLYMMSEAVRNINAGKTSQDVIPIAVKAPENPRSDYRQGVLSTTDYVDIANRLSNFMVNYKQAPNYASTKIGDMGHNALVELFASILSDYKATGELPNPIIVGKNITSQLTVSSGTTFIKEGGQPFKVTLTGEGLPLAGKEVIFKIGSSTYNKITDSNGVATLAIELKYVGEYNVTFEYAGEIGIYPCSGSVIIKVVDTPSTAVSISDILTAAEKLKEIIDAQQQIPKTITVGDKTFTNAQFLYLMTEAVKYIYAGETTKDIEPITVKAPSNPSSSYNYGTIETEEYIDIANRLSNYMVNNKQAPNYVKSDLGNLEHGISLELFACILSDYKAKGVLPSTIIMDDEIYPASDTPASELSIKNIILGANKIKAYYATYHKLPNTVTVAGSTFKLVDFIYLMTHAIGQIESGNFSDISVITNITEPANKTAGDYFDSVSLSKTNYLKLAANIEKCILDYNKAPGYASSTIGKICYLEYVDALARILAYYGNNNALPSAVVIDYPDPTVVPSPAGKGLNQKNTETDLTKYLIPTMNCQVDNAKIKTIVAKVTAGLTSVKDQATAIYNYVRDYIDYAFYYNTKHGAVGTLEVGSGNCVDQAHLLVAMLRTADIPARYVHGTCTFSSGSTYGHVWVQVLVGDIWYVIDPTSSRNSFGKIANWNTNTFTLHTITNEITF
- a CDS encoding 30S ribosomal protein S8e, with product MAISQGKSTRSPSGARNVANRGKRKSELGRDPAETRLDEKRLRKIRTRGGNEKLRLATGNKINVTDADGKTKVLDILNVVENSANPNYVRRNIITKGAIVETAEGNAKVTSRPGQDGVINGILI
- the hypE gene encoding hydrogenase expression/formation protein HypE — protein: MSDDKISMNHGAGGEVMANLIASTILDNITKKSVNGGISLDALDDGASIPLGDDYEIVLTTDGHTIDPLFFPGGDIGRISAAGTINDVSVMGARPLAISNAIIMQEGFPIEDLDRIIKSLNETCEEVDVAVITGDTKVMPQGKIDGIVMVTTGIGIAKKGEVIRDSTLEVGDKIIVTGSLGDHGMSLMSFREGFGFETDLKSDVAPMWNIIKKALDIGGVTAMKDPTRGGFANAINEMASKAGVGVVLEQEAIPIREEVHAVSEMLGIDPFEVANEGKVVMGVKADKAEEILEAIRSEKYGENAAIIGEVVEGDYVVVNTPIGGERILEAPIADPVPRVC
- a CDS encoding RDD family protein → MTSTFSKRIIAYIADFFVLSAVMWIVSYFLALMLDVNSPVFQYLVYVVPVLTLIYFILCEKFKGATVGKAVMYLQVRSKNGARISWSQAIVRNLSKIYWIPIVFDWAIGKLLKQDRFLCNISKTVVISERN
- a CDS encoding DNA polymerase domain-containing protein — encoded protein: MVSETKEQLELEAEIKQQAQVFLKYLNSTLPESMELEYEGFYRRGFFVSKKRYAVIEDGEIIAKGLELVRRDWAPIVKKTQEAVLMAILKEGDSDKAISEVKKVLKKIKKGDVDKKEMIIHTQITKPLDQYKQVGPHVIAARKIEEHGIKVTRGTIVQYIITKGKGSISQRAVPYEYSEGYAYDKDYYINNQLIPAIERIMYSFGYTKQDLEDMAKGEVQQSLDAFF